Proteins encoded in a region of the Orcinus orca chromosome 8, mOrcOrc1.1, whole genome shotgun sequence genome:
- the MSANTD2 gene encoding myb/SANT-like DNA-binding domain-containing protein 2 isoform X5, producing the protein MPPPYSSSRGFGAPHRRPSPRERSGRRGRARGERPGAASGLRGAARARSRPPAGEPGPRAAPESAEAGCAGASLPGGAAAAAWKMAAPCGSELPANSPLKIPKMEVLSPASPGGLSDGNPSLSDPSTPRGASPLGPGSAAGSGAAASGGLGLGLGGRSAASSSVSFSPGGGGGGAAAAAAAACRGMSWTPAETNALIAVWGNERLVEARYQQLEGAGTVFGSKAPGPAMYERVSRALAELGYERTPSQCRERIKMKYLSQREH; encoded by the coding sequence ATGCCCCCACCCTACTCTTCGTCTCGGGGCTTCGGCGCGCCTCACCGCCGCCCCTCGCCCCGGGAGAGGAGCGGGCGGCGCGGCCGGGCTCGCGGTGAGAGGCCTGGGGCGGCAAGCGGCCTCCGTGGGGCCGCCAGAGCCCGCAGCCGTCCGCCCGCTGGAGAGCCAGGCCCGAGGGCAGCCCCGGAGTCCGCGGAGGCCGGATGCGCGGGCGCGTCACTTCCGGGCGGTGCAGCGGCGGCCGCTTGGAAGATGGCTGCGCCCTGTGGCTCGGAGCTGCCCGCCAACTCGCCGCTAAAAATCCCGAAGATGGAGGTGCTCTCCCCGGCTTCTCCTGGTGGCCTAAGCGACGGAAATCCATCGCTCTCCGACCCTTCCACGCCTCGGGGTGCCTCCCCGCTCGGGCCGGGCAGTGCGGCGGGCTCGGGGGCAGCGGCGTCCGGGGGTctcgggctggggctggggggccgCAGCGCCGCCTCGTCCTCGGTCTCCTTCTCCCCTGGTGGCGGCGGTGGCGGGGCTgcggcagccgccgccgccgcctgccGAGGCATGTCGTGGACGCCGGCCGAGACGAACGCGCTCATCGCAGTGTGGGGCAACGAGCGGCTGGTGGAGGCGCGGtaccagcagctggagggagcCGGCACGGTGTTCGGCAGCAAGGCCCCCGGGCCAGCCATGTACGAGCGCGTGTCCCGGGCCCTGGCAGAGCTGGGCTACGAGCGGACCCCGTCCCAGTGCCGGGAGCGCATCAAG
- the MSANTD2 gene encoding myb/SANT-like DNA-binding domain-containing protein 2 isoform X4 codes for MPPPYSSSRGFGAPHRRPSPRERSGRRGRARGERPGAASGLRGAARARSRPPAGEPGPRAAPESAEAGCAGASLPGGAAAAAWKMAAPCGSELPANSPLKIPKMEVLSPASPGGLSDGNPSLSDPSTPRGASPLGPGSAAGSGAAASGGLGLGLGGRSAASSSVSFSPGGGGGGAAAAAAAACRGMSWTPAETNALIAVWGNERLVEARYQQLEGAGTVFGSKAPGPAMYERVSRALAELGYERTPSQCRERIKLVRCPELNAVLQLWPHRC; via the coding sequence ATGCCCCCACCCTACTCTTCGTCTCGGGGCTTCGGCGCGCCTCACCGCCGCCCCTCGCCCCGGGAGAGGAGCGGGCGGCGCGGCCGGGCTCGCGGTGAGAGGCCTGGGGCGGCAAGCGGCCTCCGTGGGGCCGCCAGAGCCCGCAGCCGTCCGCCCGCTGGAGAGCCAGGCCCGAGGGCAGCCCCGGAGTCCGCGGAGGCCGGATGCGCGGGCGCGTCACTTCCGGGCGGTGCAGCGGCGGCCGCTTGGAAGATGGCTGCGCCCTGTGGCTCGGAGCTGCCCGCCAACTCGCCGCTAAAAATCCCGAAGATGGAGGTGCTCTCCCCGGCTTCTCCTGGTGGCCTAAGCGACGGAAATCCATCGCTCTCCGACCCTTCCACGCCTCGGGGTGCCTCCCCGCTCGGGCCGGGCAGTGCGGCGGGCTCGGGGGCAGCGGCGTCCGGGGGTctcgggctggggctggggggccgCAGCGCCGCCTCGTCCTCGGTCTCCTTCTCCCCTGGTGGCGGCGGTGGCGGGGCTgcggcagccgccgccgccgcctgccGAGGCATGTCGTGGACGCCGGCCGAGACGAACGCGCTCATCGCAGTGTGGGGCAACGAGCGGCTGGTGGAGGCGCGGtaccagcagctggagggagcCGGCACGGTGTTCGGCAGCAAGGCCCCCGGGCCAGCCATGTACGAGCGCGTGTCCCGGGCCCTGGCAGAGCTGGGCTACGAGCGGACCCCGTCCCAGTGCCGGGAGCGCATCAAG
- the LOC101274788 gene encoding 40S ribosomal protein S6-like → MKLNISFPATDCRKLIEVDDERKLHTFYEKHMATEVAADALGEEWKGYVVRISGGNDKQASPMKQCVLTNGRVCLPLNKGHSCYRPRRTGERKHKSVRGCIVDANLSVLNLVSVKKGEKDILGLTDTTVPRRLGPKRTWRICKLFNLSKEHDVHPYVLRKPLNKEGKKPRTKAPKIQRLVTPRVLQHKHRCIALKKQHTKKNKEEATEYAKLLA, encoded by the coding sequence ATGAAGCTGAACATCTCTTTCCCGGCCACTGACTGCCGGAAGCTCATTGAAGTGGATGATGAACGAAAACTTCATACCTTTTATGAGAAACATATGGCCACGGAAGTTGCTGCTGACGCTCTCGGTGAAGAATGGAAGGGTTATGTGGTCCGAATCAGTGGGGGGAACGACAAACAAGCTTCCCCCATGAAGCAGTGTGTCTTGACCAATGGCCGAGTCTGCCTGCCACTGAATAAGGGGCATTCCTGTTACAGACCGAGGAGGACTGGAGAAAGAAAGCACAAATCTGTACGGGGTTGCATTGTGGATGCCAATCTGAGTGTTCTCAATTTGGTCAGCGtaaaaaaaggggagaaggatATTCTTGGACTCACTGATACTACTGTGCCTCGTCGCCTGGGGCCCAAAAGAACTTGGAGAATCTGCAAACTTTTCAATCTCTCTAAAGAGCATGATGTCCATCCGTACGTTTTGAGAAAGCCCCTAAACAAAGAAGGTAAGAAACCTAGGACCAAAGCACCTAAAATTCAGCGTCTTGTTACTCCACGTGTTCTGCAACATAAACACAGGTGTATTGCTCTGAAGAAACAGCATACTAAGAAGAATAAGGAAGAGGCTACAGAATATGCTAAACTTTTGGCCTAA